The sequence below is a genomic window from Sulfuracidifex metallicus DSM 6482 = JCM 9184.
AAGGGTTTAAGACTTTGTGATGTGATAGGAAAGGCAGTGAGAAAATGACCGATGGAAACGAAATTATAATGAAAGGAAGGGATTTAGAATCGCTTGTATTCATGGGAAGATTAAAATCAGTAAACGTGGAGTTCTGTGACGATGAAAAGAAGTTGGCTAGGGTAGTTGGAATAACTGATACCAACGAGAAGGTTTCGACTGAATGCGTTCCAATAAGAGCAGCTGGGAAGATATCCACAGTTATTAAACATTACCTAAGGTTAGGTGTTGGAAATTATATCATTTCAAACGAAAAAGTTTCCTCAAGCAACGTAGATACTGAGGAAGATGAAAATGGATCTGAGAATTCCTAAGATACCTAAAAATGAGGACGACCTAAACGAAATTAGCAAGCAGCTCGAACATGAGCATAACAACCCTGAAGATCTAGAGCATGTAGTCGCAGAGTTGATAGGGGAACTTCAGAGCATAGAAAACAGATTGACGCAGAGTGAAACCGATGCCAAGAAATTGAAAGAAGAAATTTCAAAGATCTATCTAGTACTTTCTAAGATGATATTATTGATTTCCTCGAACAATGAGGAAGACAAAATTAAAAATCTAAAAGACTTGCTTAGCCTACTAAGATGAATTTCGAACTCCCATTCGTACTTGCAGTAAAACTATTCGCTATAATGGATCCGCTATCCATATTACCTTTCCTTCTTTCTCTACACGAGGAATTCAACAGAAATTCGCAAACTAAAATTCCATGGAGCCTATTAGTAAAGAAAATAGGCGTCGCCGTAACTGGACTCATGTTGGTATTTTCAGTCTTAGGCAGGCCTATGTTGTATTACTTGGGTCTATCAGTTTCTTCGTTGGAGATAGGCGGTGGCTTAATTCTAATATATCTAGGAGTTGACACGCTGGGTGGTTTTCAGCAATTGAAGTTCATGTCAAGCAGGATAGAGGAGGCTGTGGTAACTCCAATAGCCACACCTCTGTTAGTAGGCCCAGGAGCAATGAGCGCACTAGTTACTCTTGGTGTAACCAACGGTGTATTAACCGTAATATTGAGCAGCCTAATCGCTTCAGCTCTAGTCTTCGCAGTCCTATCTTTCGGTCCGCTCATAGTCAAGGTCATGGGAAACACTGGGACTGTGGCAGCTGGAAGATTCGCCGCAATTATCATAGCAGCTTTTGGAGTTCAGTTAATAATAAACGGCATATCTCAGATAAAGTTGACATGAGAATACATCTTTAAGATGAAAATTTTTTAACGAGTAATGGAAGTTAGTTCCAGTTATGTCGGAAAATAGAAGCAAGGTAGATTTAGATACAGTAGATAAGAGATTATTAATAGAACTCCTGAGGGATGCTAGAACTAGCCTTAGGAGACTAGCTGAAGAGATGAACATCTCTCCAGCCACGTTACATAATAGAATGACAAGGCTTGTACAAGAAGGAATAGTGAAAGGGTTCGCGGCCCTTCTAGACTACTCTAAGCTCGGTTTCATTTTAACAGGAATAATAATGGCAAAGGTTGATGGAAAGCATCTCATAGAGTTCGAGAGAGAAATAGCTAACGCTGACAACGTTATAGCAGTATACGACGTTGTTGGAGAATACGACGTAATCATCATAGCTAAGTTCAGGGACGTGGAGGAGTTGGACGAGTTCCTAAAGCAACTCTTAAAGAACTCTAGAATAGAAAGAACGCACACGAGCGTAGTTCTGAATATCGTAAAAGAAGATCCCAGGATCAGGATTTTCTAAGAAAAGGTTTTTATATTTTAGAGAAGCATAACATACTCTCATTGGTGAAATACATGAAGTTCTGTCCAAAATGTGGAGGAGTGATGATGCCAACGAAAAAGGACGGTAAGGAAATATTAAAATGTAATAAATGCGGATTCGAAAAGGAAGTTAGTGACAAGGAAAAGAAGGAGTACAGCGTAAAGGCAACAGCAGAAAAGAAGAACGTCAAGACTACGTCATTGGTAAGTGAAAGCAGCACCAGAAATTTAACTGACGATTTAGAACAAGAAAGAGAGGAATACTATAAGGAAGTAGGACTTGAACTTTTGAGAGAAGAGTTTGAAGAAGGTGAAGATGACGAAGGAGGAGACTGAAAAATCTTAGTTTATTTCATTAAACACATTTTTGCTGTTACTCTTTGCTTTTCTCCCTTTTTGATATATAGGATAAGCTTTATCCCTTTATAGTACGATATATCTTTTAGAGTTAAACCTTTAACTATGTTATACGATATAATTAAGGTGATTTAAGTGAAAGTGACTGAAACTACTAGTAAATATAAGCTAATGAAGAATGGAAAGGAGGTCTTACTTGAGGAGGCCAAGACCGAGAGGGGAGATAAAATATTCATAGTCTCATCTCTTCATGAGGTCAAGTTAAGCGATGATAACACGTGGACACCCAAGGAAGATGACGCAAAGGAAATAAAGATCAAGGATGCGGATCAGAATTTAAAACCAATCTTGAATAAAGTATTAAGTTATTTATAGTAACCTTTTTAAATTATTATCTCTATATAAGGAGTGGTTCTCATGGAGCATTTCGACTTTATCCTAACAACTGATAGATGTCTCATGACAAACCATCATGGAAAGGAGTTCCTAGGGTTCCTGGGAACCGGTCCTGCAGTTGGAGTTCCTGAGTCCGTATGGAAATATATAGCATGCCCGAAGATGAAGGTAGACAAGCTAGGTAGGCCTTGGCAAGCGCCTTACGGAATGAGGAAAGTTGAGGCCAAATTAATAGAGGAGGGATTCAGCGCAGCGATAGTTGATCCTGATCACCTAAACAAGCATCTTCCGTACGCTAAAGCGTTAATGTTCTCGCACCACGACTATTTCGGTTACGGTCCGCCTTCGTCAACTTGGTGGGCTATAACGCAGCAGGAACCAATAAACAGAAGAAGTTTCCAAGCTTTAATGAATAGGCCAGAAATTAAGGAGGCAAAATCCAAGGGAATGAAGATTCTAGTGGGTGGCCCTTCGACTTGGCAATGGCTATGGACGCCAGAGGCTATAGAGAGCTTAGGTGTAGACTCTTTCGTGGATGGAGAAGGAGAAAAAGTAGTAGTCAAGCTAGCTCAAAAAATACTAGATGGCGAACCGTTACCCAAGTACGTTTACGTAAGTGGTGATGATGTACCAGATGTAGACGATATACCTGAAATTAAGGGTGCAAGCGTAAACGGGATGATAGAAGTTATGAGAGGATGTGCAAGATCATGTAGATTCTGTTCCGTCACCCTTAGGCCTACCAGATATTATTCGTTAGAAAAAATAGAAAGGGAGCTGCAAGTAAACGTCAGAAATGGGGTAAAATACGGAGTAATCCATAGCGACGATATACTATTTTACGGTGCAACTGGAATATTCCCTAGGCCTGAACCTTTAATTAGACTTCACAAGTTAGTGAAAAAATATTACAAGTCCATAGCATGGAGTCATGCTAGTCTAGCTGCAATTAAATATTCAGAGGAGAAATATGGATTAATCAGCAAACTAGGTGAAATAATTTACGATGAGAATCAACAGTACATAGGAGTAGAAGTCGGTATAGAAACTGGATCTACTAGATTAGCAAAGGAGATAATGCCAGCTAAGTCTGCTCCATTTAAACCAGAAGAATATCCACAGATAGTTGAAGACGCGTTCAGTATAATGCATGAGAAACACATAGTTCCCGCGGGCACTATGATAGTTGGATTACCTGAAGAGAAAGAGGAAGATGTAATAAGAACGGTAGAATTAGTAGATAATTTGAGGCGATATAGAAGCATCTTGGTTCCAATGTTCTTCGTCCCTATGGGAATGTTCAAGAATAAGAACTGGTTCCGCGATTGGAGAGAACAAGCAAAGTTATCTCCAGCTCACATCGAACTTTACAAGAAAGTATTCTGGCACGACATTTATTGGGCTCAAGACATACTCAATACCTTCTATCTGAAGGGGCCACTCTACGCTCCAGTGAGAGTCGGACTGAAGATGTTTCTTGCTGCGTCAAAGAGGAAGATGAAGGAAGTCGAAAACTGGATAGAGACTAATATGAAACAGTAATTAATAAATATCAAATTTTTATTAGAATTTGCTTAAAATAAATCTTCAGTTTCTTATCACAATACGATTACCATAAAAATTGCTACTATCCTTAATTAATATGTTATAATATTTTCTTCCTGGGAGATATAATCTCCTTTGGGGCCATCTTGAAAGGTTCTAGGTACTTCCTCAAAACTTTCGGTATTTCCACCATTCCATCTTCACGTTGATTATTCTCTAAAATAGCGGTAATCATCCTAGTGCTGGCTATTGCAGTACTGTTGAGGGTATGAACGTATCCCTTATTACTCTTATCAATGTACCTAATCTTCATTCTGAATGCCTGCCAGTCTGTGCAATTGCTACAACTTACCATTTCCCTGAAGGTAGCCTGAGCTGGCATCCAGGCTTCAATATCATATTTCTTTGATGCGCATGCTCCTAGGTCTCCAGACGCTATATTTATAACTCTGTAAGGTATTTCTAGACCTTGTATTATTTGCTCTGCATTAGATAAAAGTTCCATATGAAGTTGAGAGGACTGTTCCGGCATAGCAAAGATGAACTGCTCAACTTTATGGAATTGATGAACCCTAAAGATTCCTTTCATATCCTTGTTCGCAGCTCCTGCCTCTCTTCTAAACGCTGGACTTACGCCTATTAGCTTGATTGGCAAGTCCTCTTTCCTTATTTCGCCTTTAAAGTGTAGAGAAGCTAAAGGATGCTCAGCGGTGGAAATTAGGTAAAGATCGTCATTCTCTAGCTTGTAAATGGCATCTTTAAACGTTTCTATGTCAATAATAGAATGAATAACTTCGCCCTTGAGCATGTATGGAGGAAGAACTAATGTATATCCCTTGGATGTCATAAAGTCTATCGCGTACATTAGCATAGCCATATCTAGCCACACCAAATCATCAAAAAGGTAATAGAATCTAGATCCTGCAACTTGGGCTGCAGTCTGAGTATCACCTAACCTTAGAACGTTTTCTAGCATCTCTGCATGTCCTTTTGGTTTCCAATCTAAAACCTCATACTGAACTCCCTTAACCTTTTGAAGGAAGTCTTCAAGATCTCCCTTATATACTTTGAACTTCCCCCAGAACTTTATTGGCTTACTGTAATTCTCGTCTGGTCCTTCTGGAACGTCAGTCTGTATGAGGTTTGGAAGACTAGAGAGGAGCAAGTCTCTCTCTTTAGCTATTTGATCTAATTCCTTCTCTTTACCTTCTAAAGTAGACAATAATTTCTTAGCCTCCTCAATTTTAGCCTTCCTCTCGTCTCCCTTAAGTTTAGATATTTGAGAATTTATGACATTGTGTTCATGACGTAATTTCTCAACTTCCTGCAGGGTTAGTCTCCATTTCTTGTCCAGTTCTACTGCCTTATCTACTATAGAAATATCTATGTACCTGCGTTTGAGGTTTTCCTTTAGCTCATCAGGGTTGTTCCTTAAGAGCTCAAGTATGCTCCAAGACACGTTCTAATAGAAAAATATCTACATTTTATGCCTTCTGTTCCTCAGGAGGTAATCCATATGTCTGAATCCACATTTCAACTATATCATAACCATAAAGTTTCTTGAACTTCTCTCTGCCTTCTGCACTCATCCTCATGGGTGTCCATTGGGTGTCTAGGTCTACGTCTATGTCTACCGACGTTGCAGGCACGCTTTCCTTAATCACTTGCTCTATTGTATATACGAGGTCATCGATAACCGGACAACCTGGTGCAGTAAGTCCTATCTTTATGTAAACTGAACCGTCGTCTCCTATTTTTAAGTCGTATACCAAGCCCAGACTTACTATATCAACTGGTATTTCTGGATCATATACCTGGGTTAAACCTTCCATTATCTTCTTTTTCCATTCCTCTTTGTCTATCTTCTGTTGTTGAGACATATATTAACAGTGTAAAAGATGGATTTTAACCGTTGCGGATATCATCATAACTCCTATAGAAACAAGATCTATTTCCAGTATGGCAAGTTGGACCTAATGGATTGACAAGAAGAACTACAGCATCGTTGTCGCAATCTATCCTTAGATCTTCTAAGATTTGAAAGTTACCACTTGTTTCTCCCTTAAGCCATAGCTTTCCTCTACTTAAAGAAAAGAAGTGAGCTTTTCCAGTCATTAAGGTTTTGATAAAGGCTTCCTTATTCATATTCGCAACCATAAGTATTTCCTTGGTTTGAAAGTGCTGCAGAACCGCTATGATGGTTTGCATGTCGTGGCGAAAATTCATCTTTGAGACTAATTCTTCGGCTTCCTTCTGATCCAACTTTAACGTTTCAACCACCTATTAAGGTTTGAAAAGAACTTCTTTCCTGTGTTGCTACTCTTTTCAGGATGAAATTGGGTTCCCACTACATTTCTCTCGCACATCACAGCAGGATATTTGACCCCATTGTAAAATGACACTGCATCTGGTTCCCTATCTGGAAAAGCCACATAGCTATGAACGTAATAAACGTAGTTGCCATCTAATCCTTCCAAGATATCGTAACAACCATCTACCTTAACTTTCTCCCAGCCTATATGAGGGAGCTTATCCTTTACCCTCAGCAAGTCCACTTTACCTTTTATCCACCCTAAACCTTGTGAAGTTCCACCTTCCGTTCCAACGTCAAAAAGAACCTGAAAGCCAAGACATACTCCTAAGAAAGATGTTCCAGATCGTCTAAGGTCTTCCAGATAGTCCTTCCTAGAAGATAAGAAGGAGGAAACAGCCGAAAATGACCCTACTCCTGGCATTACTATTAGATCGTAACCACTTGATAAGTCGCCTATCGTAACGTCAAAACCGATTCTCCTCAGAGCCGAGCTTATGCTGAATAGATTTCCTACTCCGTAGTTTAAGACCAAAGCCTTCATTTCCTACGCCTCCTTAACTCAACGTAAATTTCGTCCAAATTTATACCTCTTATTGCCAAAAGGACTAAAAGGTGATAAATTAAGTCACAGGCCTCGCTTACCGTCCTTTCCTTACTCTCATTAAGAGACGCTACGACTGTCTCCACTGCCTCCTCTCCAACCTTTCTAGCCGCAAAGCCTATCCCTTTCCTAGCTATTTCTGCAGTGTAACTGCCCTCTGGCATTTCACTTATTCTCTGCTTAATTACCTCAAATAGATCGTCTATTTCACTCATATCTTTCACCTATACTTTCACCATGAATCTGAAATCCCTCATACTTAGCCAAAGTTATTGATGCTCTAACTAAGTCCTTGGAAGGAGACATTGCGTCGGCGTACATTATTGGTTTGAGGAAATCATATACTGTGATACCTCCTCTGAACCTTGACCACCCATTAGTAGGTAAAATATGATTTGGACCAGCCGCATAATCAATTATGGCTGGAGGAGTATATCCCATACTCACTGCACCGGTATTCCTAACTAACGAAAGAAGCTCCCTTGGGTTTCTAACGTAGAGCGACAAATGCTCCGGGGATATTCTATTGGCTATATCCACGGCATCAGCTTGATCTTTAGCTTTCACTAAGTAGAAGTTCATATCGCTGGAATTGCCCTTGCTTAAAGATTCCAATATTCCGTTTACTTTCTCCAGCAATGAATCGTTCCATGAGATAAAAACCAAGAAAGTGGATGGACCATGTTCACCCTGTGCCATAAGATCTTTGACTATTAACTCTGGTTTTGCACTATCATCTGCTATGATAACTAGTTCAGTAGGCCCTTCTATGCCGTCTATTCCTACCTTATCGCTAACTAGGAACTTTGCGGCCTGAACAAATAAGTTACCTGGTCCAACAATCTTATCTACTTTTGTCACAGTTTTTGTACCAAAAGCCATGGCGGCTATTGCTTGAGCTCCACCTACCTTATACATAGATTTAACTCCTAACTTTAACGCAACATATGCTAAAGCTGGATCAACCTTACCGTTTCTACTTGGAGAACAAACATAAATTTCACTAACGCCGGCAACCTTTGCAGGAATACCTGCCATCATAAGCGTCGAGGGATAGGACTTTAGTCCTCCTGGGACATATATTCCAACCTTTTCTATGGCTCTCCATATTATTCCAAAGTAAATGCCATCCCTACCGCCTCCAATGTTAGGAGGTTTAACCGAGTCATGAAAATTCTTTAATTGATCCCATATTCTATCAATTGAAATTTTTACGTCTTCAGAGAGGCTATCCGAAGCTTCTCTCAGCTCATCTATGGTGGCATTTAAGTTGATTAGCTTAACCTTATCAAACTTAGAAGTTAATTCAATTAATGCATCGTCTCCTCTAACTATAACCTGGTTCACTATTTCTTTTACCTTGTCCATCACCGGATCTAGACTGTTAGGCCTAATTTGAGGAACATCCCTGAATATCAAAGTCTTACCTCGACACCTTTCTCTTTGAGGTAGATTTTAAGCTCCTCTATCCTAACGATCTGATCGTGAAA
It includes:
- the hisI gene encoding phosphoribosyl-AMP cyclohydrolase; translated protein: MDQKEAEELVSKMNFRHDMQTIIAVLQHFQTKEILMVANMNKEAFIKTLMTGKAHFFSLSRGKLWLKGETSGNFQILEDLRIDCDNDAVVLLVNPLGPTCHTGNRSCFYRSYDDIRNG
- a CDS encoding MarC family protein, producing the protein MNFELPFVLAVKLFAIMDPLSILPFLLSLHEEFNRNSQTKIPWSLLVKKIGVAVTGLMLVFSVLGRPMLYYLGLSVSSLEIGGGLILIYLGVDTLGGFQQLKFMSSRIEEAVVTPIATPLLVGPGAMSALVTLGVTNGVLTVILSSLIASALVFAVLSFGPLIVKVMGNTGTVAAGRFAAIIIAAFGVQLIINGISQIKLT
- the hisE gene encoding phosphoribosyl-ATP diphosphatase yields the protein MSEIDDLFEVIKQRISEMPEGSYTAEIARKGIGFAARKVGEEAVETVVASLNESKERTVSEACDLIYHLLVLLAIRGINLDEIYVELRRRRK
- the serS gene encoding serine--tRNA ligase; this encodes MSWSILELLRNNPDELKENLKRRYIDISIVDKAVELDKKWRLTLQEVEKLRHEHNVINSQISKLKGDERKAKIEEAKKLLSTLEGKEKELDQIAKERDLLLSSLPNLIQTDVPEGPDENYSKPIKFWGKFKVYKGDLEDFLQKVKGVQYEVLDWKPKGHAEMLENVLRLGDTQTAAQVAGSRFYYLFDDLVWLDMAMLMYAIDFMTSKGYTLVLPPYMLKGEVIHSIIDIETFKDAIYKLENDDLYLISTAEHPLASLHFKGEIRKEDLPIKLIGVSPAFRREAGAANKDMKGIFRVHQFHKVEQFIFAMPEQSSQLHMELLSNAEQIIQGLEIPYRVINIASGDLGACASKKYDIEAWMPAQATFREMVSCSNCTDWQAFRMKIRYIDKSNKGYVHTLNSTAIASTRMITAILENNQREDGMVEIPKVLRKYLEPFKMAPKEIISPRKKIL
- a CDS encoding Lrp/AsnC family transcriptional regulator, which translates into the protein MSENRSKVDLDTVDKRLLIELLRDARTSLRRLAEEMNISPATLHNRMTRLVQEGIVKGFAALLDYSKLGFILTGIIMAKVDGKHLIEFEREIANADNVIAVYDVVGEYDVIIIAKFRDVEELDEFLKQLLKNSRIERTHTSVVLNIVKEDPRIRIF
- a CDS encoding metal-sulfur cluster assembly factor — encoded protein: MSQQQKIDKEEWKKKIMEGLTQVYDPEIPVDIVSLGLVYDLKIGDDGSVYIKIGLTAPGCPVIDDLVYTIEQVIKESVPATSVDIDVDLDTQWTPMRMSAEGREKFKKLYGYDIVEMWIQTYGLPPEEQKA
- a CDS encoding radical SAM protein encodes the protein MEHFDFILTTDRCLMTNHHGKEFLGFLGTGPAVGVPESVWKYIACPKMKVDKLGRPWQAPYGMRKVEAKLIEEGFSAAIVDPDHLNKHLPYAKALMFSHHDYFGYGPPSSTWWAITQQEPINRRSFQALMNRPEIKEAKSKGMKILVGGPSTWQWLWTPEAIESLGVDSFVDGEGEKVVVKLAQKILDGEPLPKYVYVSGDDVPDVDDIPEIKGASVNGMIEVMRGCARSCRFCSVTLRPTRYYSLEKIERELQVNVRNGVKYGVIHSDDILFYGATGIFPRPEPLIRLHKLVKKYYKSIAWSHASLAAIKYSEEKYGLISKLGEIIYDENQQYIGVEVGIETGSTRLAKEIMPAKSAPFKPEEYPQIVEDAFSIMHEKHIVPAGTMIVGLPEEKEEDVIRTVELVDNLRRYRSILVPMFFVPMGMFKNKNWFRDWREQAKLSPAHIELYKKVFWHDIYWAQDILNTFYLKGPLYAPVRVGLKMFLAASKRKMKEVENWIETNMKQ
- the hisD gene encoding histidinol dehydrogenase; protein product: MIFRDVPQIRPNSLDPVMDKVKEIVNQVIVRGDDALIELTSKFDKVKLINLNATIDELREASDSLSEDVKISIDRIWDQLKNFHDSVKPPNIGGGRDGIYFGIIWRAIEKVGIYVPGGLKSYPSTLMMAGIPAKVAGVSEIYVCSPSRNGKVDPALAYVALKLGVKSMYKVGGAQAIAAMAFGTKTVTKVDKIVGPGNLFVQAAKFLVSDKVGIDGIEGPTELVIIADDSAKPELIVKDLMAQGEHGPSTFLVFISWNDSLLEKVNGILESLSKGNSSDMNFYLVKAKDQADAVDIANRISPEHLSLYVRNPRELLSLVRNTGAVSMGYTPPAIIDYAAGPNHILPTNGWSRFRGGITVYDFLKPIMYADAMSPSKDLVRASITLAKYEGFQIHGESIGERYE
- a CDS encoding DNA-directed RNA polymerase subunit M, with the protein product MKFCPKCGGVMMPTKKDGKEILKCNKCGFEKEVSDKEKKEYSVKATAEKKNVKTTSLVSESSTRNLTDDLEQEREEYYKEVGLELLREEFEEGEDDEGGD
- the hisH gene encoding imidazole glycerol phosphate synthase subunit HisH: MKALVLNYGVGNLFSISSALRRIGFDVTIGDLSSGYDLIVMPGVGSFSAVSSFLSSRKDYLEDLRRSGTSFLGVCLGFQVLFDVGTEGGTSQGLGWIKGKVDLLRVKDKLPHIGWEKVKVDGCYDILEGLDGNYVYYVHSYVAFPDREPDAVSFYNGVKYPAVMCERNVVGTQFHPEKSSNTGKKFFSNLNRWLKR